The following proteins are encoded in a genomic region of Micromonospora olivasterospora:
- a CDS encoding DUF952 domain-containing protein, whose product MIYKLLTTAEWDAARDAGHFAGSAVDHQDGFIHLSAAGQVVETARRHFAGATGLTLLAVDPDALGGRLRWEPSRGGDLFPHLYGALPVAAVVEAHALPADTPAADAVARLLP is encoded by the coding sequence GTGATCTACAAACTGCTGACCACCGCCGAGTGGGACGCCGCCCGCGACGCCGGACACTTCGCCGGCTCGGCGGTGGACCACCAGGACGGCTTCATCCACCTCTCCGCCGCCGGTCAGGTCGTGGAGACCGCCCGCCGGCACTTCGCCGGCGCCACCGGCCTGACCCTGCTCGCCGTCGACCCGGACGCGCTCGGCGGGCGGCTGCGCTGGGAGCCGTCGCGGGGCGGGGACCTCTTCCCCCACCTGTACGGGGCGCTGCCGGTGGCCGCCGTGGTCGAGGCCCACGCGCTGCCGGCGGACACCCCGGCCGCCGACGCCGTGGCGCGCCTGCTGCCCTGA
- a CDS encoding Gfo/Idh/MocA family protein, which translates to MTAPVRFALVGTGVMGSLHARVVSQSDRARLVRVIEPRESVGREVADRYGAQWAPDLADLADVDAVVLAAPTELHHDLAGQVLAADKPLLIEKPVCGSLGETEDVVATAEKRGVPLLCGLLERFNPAVLTAFALVDRPVHLTVTRHSPYAPRIRTGVAWDLLVHDVDLAIQAFGGQEPTSVRGALGYFHPDSVPGAEDVAEAVLTFGNRALANVSASRIGQRKVRTLVISEVDRLIEADLIRRDVTIYRHVSLDAATPDGRGYRQQSIMEVPELISNREPLAAQLDHFLDILDGRADADVARQAILPAHRAVGQLFAGDSH; encoded by the coding sequence GTGACCGCCCCGGTGCGCTTCGCCCTGGTCGGCACGGGCGTGATGGGCTCCCTGCACGCCCGGGTCGTCTCCCAGTCCGACCGGGCCCGGCTGGTCCGGGTGATCGAGCCCCGCGAGTCCGTGGGCCGGGAGGTCGCCGACCGGTACGGCGCGCAGTGGGCGCCCGACCTGGCGGACCTCGCCGACGTCGACGCGGTGGTCCTCGCCGCGCCGACGGAGCTGCACCACGACCTCGCCGGTCAGGTGCTCGCGGCGGACAAGCCGCTGTTGATCGAGAAGCCGGTCTGCGGCAGCCTCGGCGAGACCGAGGACGTGGTGGCGACGGCCGAGAAGCGGGGCGTGCCGCTGCTGTGCGGGCTGCTGGAGCGGTTCAACCCGGCGGTGCTGACCGCGTTCGCGCTGGTCGACCGGCCCGTCCACCTGACCGTCACCCGGCACTCCCCGTACGCGCCGCGGATCCGTACGGGTGTGGCGTGGGATCTGCTGGTGCACGACGTCGACCTGGCGATCCAGGCGTTCGGCGGGCAGGAGCCGACCTCGGTGCGGGGGGCGCTCGGCTACTTCCACCCGGACTCGGTGCCCGGTGCCGAGGACGTCGCCGAGGCGGTGCTGACGTTCGGCAACCGGGCCCTGGCCAACGTCTCCGCGAGCCGGATCGGCCAGCGCAAGGTCCGCACGCTGGTGATCAGCGAGGTGGACCGGCTGATCGAGGCGGACCTCATCCGTCGGGACGTCACCATCTACCGGCACGTGTCGCTGGACGCGGCGACCCCGGACGGCCGTGGTTACCGGCAGCAGTCCATCATGGAGGTGCCGGAGCTGATCTCGAACCGGGAGCCGCTGGCCGCCCAGCTCGACCACTTCCTCGACATCCTCGACGGACGGGCCGACGCGGACGTGGCGCGCCAGGCGATCCTCCCGGCGCACCGGGCGGTCGGCCAGCTCTTCGCCGGCGACTCCCACTGA
- a CDS encoding DUF6077 domain-containing protein — protein MPAALGLFASVVVVLQARRAWLVRADAAEPAAGGWQATYALLVSVGVAVSSLFMARNTKDDVFYVGKSVWVAERDIVPLRDFLFTENVAAPLSSQPPISSIEVFAGALGRFLGIHAASATWYVLLPVLAVLAVLALWRLVHRWAPRRPVLAFTVAVAYLYLVAGSDAALGTFHLPRLYEGKGMFVSAVVPLMWVYLTDWFESRSRWKLFLVGALSVVATGLTSTSAMILPLLVGAAGLAMLLVGRWRDALTVGVVALVYPIGAVVVSRLALGPVAAAGEAQFFDAEGTYRRTLLVGVLGVVGGLALWCAPMLVRRRTPRLLAASAAVTMSVLFVPGVLEALGAASGISAVLWRVPWILALPGLVGILCTLELPRVSRLASGAVAAALVASFAFFGTPMWSKDSFVEVAPHPIWKLPQQRQKIVFWIDGLDRQPGLLLAPSTLMRISPIISSRLRVVLPRDGYLIEYDQNSDFVRDRLRLAKFADGTEIAPLPELAASIERLDVTTICVYSVNRAARDAVVQLGFEEFARRKAPGAVRCFRQNG, from the coding sequence GTGCCGGCTGCGCTCGGGTTGTTCGCCTCCGTGGTCGTGGTGCTGCAGGCCCGCCGGGCGTGGCTGGTCCGCGCCGACGCGGCGGAGCCGGCGGCGGGCGGCTGGCAGGCGACGTACGCGCTGCTCGTGTCCGTCGGGGTCGCCGTCTCCTCGCTGTTCATGGCCCGCAACACCAAGGACGACGTCTTCTACGTCGGTAAGTCGGTGTGGGTGGCGGAGCGGGACATCGTCCCGCTGCGGGACTTCCTGTTCACCGAGAACGTCGCCGCCCCGCTGAGCTCCCAGCCGCCGATCTCCTCGATCGAGGTGTTCGCCGGGGCGCTCGGGCGGTTCCTGGGCATCCACGCGGCCTCCGCCACGTGGTACGTGCTGCTGCCGGTGCTCGCCGTGCTCGCGGTGCTCGCCCTGTGGCGGCTGGTCCACCGGTGGGCGCCCCGCCGGCCCGTGCTGGCCTTCACGGTGGCCGTCGCCTACCTGTACCTCGTGGCCGGCTCGGACGCCGCGCTCGGCACGTTCCACCTGCCCCGGCTCTACGAGGGCAAGGGCATGTTCGTCTCGGCGGTGGTCCCGCTCATGTGGGTCTACCTGACCGACTGGTTCGAGTCGCGGTCGAGGTGGAAGCTGTTCCTGGTGGGCGCGCTCTCGGTGGTGGCGACCGGGCTGACGTCGACGTCCGCGATGATCCTGCCGCTGCTGGTCGGTGCGGCCGGCCTGGCCATGCTCCTGGTCGGCCGCTGGCGGGACGCGCTGACCGTCGGGGTCGTCGCGCTGGTCTATCCGATCGGCGCGGTGGTCGTGTCGCGGCTGGCGCTCGGGCCCGTCGCCGCCGCCGGCGAGGCTCAGTTCTTCGACGCCGAGGGCACCTACCGCCGCACCCTGCTGGTCGGCGTGCTGGGGGTCGTCGGCGGGCTCGCCCTCTGGTGTGCGCCCATGCTCGTCCGGCGGCGGACACCGAGGCTGCTCGCGGCGAGCGCGGCGGTGACGATGAGCGTCCTGTTCGTGCCCGGGGTGCTGGAGGCGCTCGGCGCGGCCAGCGGCATTTCGGCCGTTCTCTGGCGGGTGCCCTGGATCCTCGCCCTGCCCGGCCTGGTCGGGATCCTCTGCACCCTCGAGCTGCCGAGGGTGTCCCGGCTGGCCAGCGGTGCCGTCGCCGCGGCGCTGGTCGCGTCCTTCGCGTTCTTCGGCACGCCGATGTGGTCCAAGGACAGCTTCGTCGAGGTGGCGCCGCACCCGATCTGGAAGCTGCCGCAGCAGCGTCAGAAGATCGTCTTCTGGATCGACGGGCTGGACCGTCAGCCCGGCCTGCTGCTCGCCCCGTCGACCCTGATGCGCATCTCGCCGATCATCAGCAGCCGGCTGCGGGTGGTGCTGCCCCGCGACGGCTACCTGATCGAGTACGACCAGAACTCCGACTTCGTGCGGGACCGCCTCCGGCTGGCCAAGTTCGCCGACGGCACGGAGATCGCCCCGCTGCCGGAGCTGGCGGCGTCGATCGAGCGACTGGACGTCACGACCATCTGCGTCTACTCCGTCAACCGGGCCGCCCGCGACGCCGTGGTGCAGCTCGGCTTCGAGGAGTTCGCGAGACGCAAGGCCCCGGGCGCGGTGCGGTGCTTCCGGCAGAACGGATGA
- a CDS encoding CDP-glycerol glycerophosphotransferase family protein, with translation MFGKLMGPAGVAARGAVLLLFYLIALVAGALGAVWLFAVAAVVAVAGEFTLSRWSAPTMTLLEKVGLGRGYRQLTRDLSAVLLVVATLRPTPVQLTAVLLLPAVVWVISAFAGALDKMIERRNPLSAMVRNIELGRLRSAPRPPEWASGVAGEQLAMVNVLLVPAVVLAAVRGDVAPVLAAGAAAVLSAAVTGAIVALTWLRGRGMGQSPLLPAVQRWLDTYRPEVALYFAGPAKDVYQANMWLAPTEALERRAVVLMRSREAFQELADTRLPVICVPAGPDFMNLELGSVRAALYAANVGANIHMLREPGTKHVFVGHGDSDKQASVNPYSKVYDEVWVAGLAGRERYARAGVGVLDADIVEIGRPQLAGVHTFGSEAADRPFTVLYAPTWEGWLDDDPYHTSLVLMGERIVKGLLATRPSLRLIYKPHPLTGTRSKAALAVHQRVTELIRAAGGDTDATSLDGPGHRVVTGRVPALFDCFNQTDLLISDISSVVSDFVQSQRPYVVANPSGLPEDEFRRTFPTARAAYLLPADCGELEKILAVTRAGDDPMTEARRELKVYLLGPDEPNPMERFRQEIGRLCG, from the coding sequence TTGTTCGGCAAGTTGATGGGACCGGCGGGAGTGGCCGCTCGCGGGGCCGTGCTGCTGCTGTTCTATTTGATCGCCCTCGTCGCGGGGGCGCTGGGCGCGGTCTGGTTGTTCGCGGTGGCCGCGGTCGTCGCCGTCGCCGGTGAGTTCACCCTGTCCCGGTGGTCGGCGCCCACCATGACGCTGCTGGAGAAGGTCGGCCTCGGCCGGGGCTACCGCCAGTTGACCCGCGACCTCTCTGCCGTCCTGCTCGTCGTCGCGACCCTCCGTCCCACTCCGGTGCAGCTGACCGCGGTCCTGCTGCTGCCCGCCGTGGTCTGGGTGATCTCGGCCTTCGCCGGCGCGCTGGACAAGATGATCGAACGGCGCAACCCGCTCTCCGCGATGGTGCGCAACATCGAGCTCGGCCGGCTGCGCTCCGCGCCCCGCCCGCCGGAGTGGGCGTCCGGCGTCGCCGGCGAGCAGCTCGCCATGGTCAACGTGCTGCTGGTGCCGGCGGTGGTGCTCGCGGCGGTGCGGGGCGACGTCGCCCCGGTGCTGGCGGCCGGCGCCGCCGCCGTGCTGTCCGCCGCGGTGACGGGCGCCATCGTCGCGCTGACCTGGCTCCGCGGGCGGGGCATGGGCCAGAGCCCCCTGCTGCCGGCGGTGCAGCGGTGGCTGGACACCTACCGGCCGGAGGTCGCCCTCTACTTCGCCGGCCCCGCGAAGGACGTCTACCAGGCCAACATGTGGCTGGCGCCGACCGAGGCCCTGGAGCGGCGGGCCGTGGTGCTGATGCGCAGTCGGGAGGCGTTCCAGGAGTTGGCCGACACGCGGCTGCCGGTGATCTGCGTGCCGGCCGGCCCGGACTTCATGAACCTGGAACTGGGCAGCGTCCGCGCCGCGCTCTACGCGGCGAACGTCGGCGCGAACATCCACATGCTCCGCGAGCCGGGCACGAAGCACGTGTTCGTCGGGCACGGCGACAGCGACAAGCAGGCCAGCGTCAACCCGTACAGCAAGGTGTACGACGAGGTCTGGGTGGCCGGGCTCGCCGGGCGCGAGCGGTACGCCCGGGCCGGCGTGGGCGTGCTGGACGCCGACATCGTCGAGATCGGACGGCCGCAGCTGGCCGGGGTGCACACGTTCGGCTCCGAGGCGGCCGACCGCCCCTTCACCGTGCTGTACGCCCCGACCTGGGAGGGCTGGCTCGACGACGACCCGTACCACACCTCCCTGGTGCTGATGGGGGAGCGGATCGTCAAGGGCCTGCTCGCCACCCGGCCGTCGCTGCGGCTGATCTACAAGCCGCACCCGCTGACCGGCACCCGCTCCAAGGCGGCCCTGGCGGTGCACCAGCGGGTGACGGAGCTGATCCGGGCGGCCGGCGGCGACACCGACGCCACCTCGCTCGACGGCCCCGGCCACCGGGTGGTCACCGGCCGGGTCCCGGCCCTGTTCGACTGCTTCAACCAGACCGACCTGCTGATCAGCGACATCTCCAGCGTCGTGTCCGACTTCGTGCAGAGCCAGCGGCCGTACGTGGTGGCGAACCCGAGCGGGCTGCCCGAGGACGAGTTCCGCCGCACCTTCCCGACCGCCCGGGCGGCGTACCTGCTCCCCGCCGACTGCGGCGAGCTGGAGAAGATCCTCGCCGTCACCCGGGCCGGCGACGACCCGATGACCGAGGCGCGCCGCGAGCTCAAGGTCTACCTGCTCGGCCCGGACGAGCCGAACCCGATGGAGCGGTTCCGCCAGGAGATCGGGCGGCTCTGCGGCTGA
- the glgB gene encoding 1,4-alpha-glucan branching protein GlgB, which translates to MDELIAGRAHDPHAVLGAHPADGRTTIRTLRRGAGEVSVLVNGERQPTTRVHEVGVFEATVPGTVLDYRVEVDGAVHDDPYRHPPTLGELDLHLIGEGRHERLWEALGARVLDGGVAFAVWAPNARGVRVVGDFTGWGPHDGWPMRSLGASGVWELFVPGVGAGATYKYRVLGADERWRDKADPLARCAEVPPATASVVHHSTYEWSDADWLVRRARRAPHREPMSVYEVHLGSWRPGLGYRELAEQLTAYVTELGFTHVEFLPVMEHPFGGSWGYQVTGYYAPTSRFGDPDGFRHLVDRLHAAGVGVILDWVPAHFPKDEWALARFDGTPLYEHPDPRRGEHPDWGTYVFDFGRREVRNFLVANALYWLEEFHVDGLRVDAVASMLYLDYSRAEGQWAPNVHGGRENLEAIALLQEVNATVYKHHPGVVMVAEESTAWPGVTRPTSEGGLGFGFKWNMGWMHDTLLYVSKDPIYRQHHHHQLTFSLAYAWSENYVLPISHDEVVHGKGSLAGKMPGDTWQRLANVRALLAYMWAHPGKQLLFMGCELADDREWSEERGLDWYLPHDPARAGVQRLVGDLNRVYRDTPALWAQDTDPAGFRWIAADDVANNTVSFVRIAPDGATLVCVANLSAVPLEGYRIGLPAAGRWTEVLNTDSHHYGGSGVGNLGTVEAEGVPRHGMPASAALRVPPLGVLWLRPG; encoded by the coding sequence GTGGACGAGCTGATCGCCGGCCGGGCGCACGACCCGCACGCCGTGCTCGGCGCGCACCCCGCCGACGGCCGTACGACGATCCGCACGCTGCGCCGGGGCGCCGGCGAGGTGTCGGTGCTGGTGAACGGCGAGCGGCAGCCGACGACGCGGGTGCACGAGGTGGGCGTCTTCGAGGCCACCGTGCCGGGCACCGTGCTCGACTACCGGGTCGAGGTCGACGGCGCGGTACACGACGACCCGTACCGGCACCCGCCCACCCTCGGCGAGCTGGACCTGCACCTCATCGGCGAGGGCCGGCACGAGCGGCTCTGGGAGGCCCTGGGCGCCCGGGTGCTCGACGGCGGCGTGGCGTTCGCCGTGTGGGCGCCGAACGCGCGCGGCGTGCGGGTCGTCGGCGACTTCACCGGCTGGGGCCCGCACGACGGCTGGCCGATGCGCTCGCTGGGGGCCAGCGGGGTGTGGGAGCTGTTCGTTCCGGGCGTCGGTGCCGGGGCGACGTACAAGTACCGGGTCCTCGGCGCCGACGAACGCTGGCGGGACAAGGCCGACCCCCTGGCCAGGTGCGCCGAGGTGCCGCCGGCCACCGCGTCGGTCGTGCACCACTCGACGTACGAGTGGTCCGACGCCGACTGGCTGGTGCGGCGCGCGCGGCGCGCGCCGCACCGGGAGCCGATGAGCGTGTACGAGGTGCACCTCGGCTCGTGGCGGCCGGGCCTCGGCTACCGGGAGCTGGCCGAGCAGCTGACCGCGTACGTGACGGAGCTGGGCTTCACGCACGTGGAGTTCCTGCCGGTGATGGAGCACCCGTTCGGCGGCTCCTGGGGCTACCAGGTCACCGGCTACTACGCCCCCACCTCCCGGTTCGGCGACCCGGACGGGTTCCGGCACCTGGTGGACCGGCTGCACGCGGCGGGCGTCGGGGTGATCCTGGACTGGGTGCCCGCGCACTTCCCGAAGGACGAGTGGGCCCTGGCCCGGTTCGACGGCACCCCGCTGTACGAGCACCCCGACCCGCGCCGCGGCGAGCACCCCGACTGGGGCACGTACGTCTTCGACTTCGGCCGGCGGGAGGTGCGCAACTTCCTGGTCGCCAACGCGCTGTACTGGCTGGAGGAGTTCCACGTCGACGGCCTGCGGGTGGACGCGGTCGCCTCGATGCTCTACCTGGACTACTCCCGGGCCGAGGGGCAGTGGGCGCCCAACGTGCACGGCGGCCGGGAGAACCTGGAGGCCATCGCGCTCCTCCAGGAGGTCAACGCCACCGTCTACAAGCACCACCCGGGGGTGGTGATGGTGGCCGAGGAGTCCACCGCCTGGCCCGGCGTCACCCGGCCCACCTCCGAGGGCGGGCTCGGCTTCGGGTTCAAGTGGAACATGGGCTGGATGCACGACACCCTGCTGTACGTCTCGAAGGACCCGATCTACCGGCAGCACCACCACCATCAGCTCACCTTCTCCCTGGCGTACGCGTGGAGCGAGAACTACGTGCTGCCGATCAGCCACGACGAGGTGGTGCACGGCAAGGGCTCGCTCGCGGGCAAGATGCCCGGGGACACCTGGCAGCGGCTGGCCAACGTGCGGGCGCTGCTGGCGTACATGTGGGCGCACCCCGGCAAGCAGCTGCTGTTCATGGGCTGCGAGCTGGCCGACGACCGGGAGTGGAGCGAGGAGCGCGGGCTCGACTGGTACCTGCCGCACGACCCCGCGCGGGCCGGCGTGCAGCGCCTCGTCGGCGACCTCAACCGCGTCTACCGGGACACCCCCGCGCTGTGGGCGCAGGACACCGACCCGGCCGGGTTCCGCTGGATCGCCGCCGACGACGTCGCCAACAACACGGTCTCGTTCGTCCGGATCGCCCCGGACGGCGCGACGCTGGTCTGCGTGGCGAACCTCTCCGCCGTCCCGCTGGAGGGCTACCGGATCGGGCTGCCGGCGGCCGGCAGGTGGACGGAGGTGCTGAACACCGACTCCCACCACTACGGCGGGTCCGGGGTGGGCAACCTCGGGACGGTGGAGGCCGAGGGCGTGCCGCGGCACGGGATGCCGGCGTCAGCGGCGCTGCGGGTGCCGCCGCTGGGCGTCCTCTGGCTCCGCCCGGGGTGA
- a CDS encoding acyltransferase, which yields MTDTPDRSVPVFVHPTADVEEGARVGDGTKVWHLAHIRSSAQVGAGCVIGRNVYVDANVTVGDRVKIQNNVSVYQGVTIEDEVFVGPCAVFTNDFRPRAQNPDWTITPTLVRRGASIGANATLVCGIEVGEYAMIAAGAVVTRDVAPYQLVAGNPARPKGWVDEKGEVVSRDVASPPRHG from the coding sequence ATGACTGACACCCCCGACCGGTCCGTCCCGGTTTTCGTCCACCCCACCGCCGACGTGGAGGAGGGCGCCCGGGTGGGCGACGGCACCAAGGTCTGGCACCTGGCCCACATCCGGTCCAGCGCGCAGGTCGGCGCCGGCTGCGTGATCGGTCGCAACGTGTACGTCGACGCGAACGTGACCGTCGGCGACCGGGTGAAGATCCAGAACAACGTCTCGGTCTACCAGGGCGTGACCATCGAGGACGAGGTTTTCGTGGGCCCCTGCGCCGTCTTCACCAACGACTTCCGCCCCCGGGCGCAGAACCCGGACTGGACCATCACGCCGACGCTCGTCCGCCGTGGCGCCTCCATCGGCGCGAACGCCACCCTGGTCTGCGGGATCGAGGTCGGCGAGTACGCCATGATCGCCGCCGGTGCGGTCGTCACCCGAGACGTGGCGCCCTACCAGCTCGTTGCGGGCAACCCGGCCCGGCCGAAGGGCTGGGTGGACGAGAAGGGCGAGGTCGTCTCGCGGGACGTGGCCAGCCCGCCGCGGCACGGCTGA
- a CDS encoding App1 family protein, giving the protein MPPTPAGQLAVPHLHRAARIEDAVHNLVERRLRRTGWKINIVAYAGYGAPGWARVLCRVLLGRPDTRARKRPEKVRGWRSFTTLPAKYATVTIEAGGVRHETRADRSGFVDTVVEADLTPGWASVRLSVPDAEPVEALIRVLDPSVRFGILSDIDDTVMVTALPRPLLAAWNTFVLDEHARAAVPGMAVLYERLVTAHPGAPVFYLSTGAWNVAPTLTRFLSRHLYPAGPLLLTDWGPTNDRWFRSGREHKRATLARLAREFPHVRWLLIGDDGQHDQEVYREFAAGHPDNVAGVAIRRLSPTQAVLAGTLPAPAGRPSSGPVGQKWLSAPDGAGLWKLLREAGLV; this is encoded by the coding sequence GTGCCGCCGACACCCGCTGGCCAGTTGGCCGTACCGCACCTGCACCGGGCCGCGCGGATCGAGGACGCCGTGCACAACCTGGTGGAACGCCGGCTGCGGCGCACCGGGTGGAAGATCAACATCGTCGCGTACGCCGGCTACGGCGCCCCGGGCTGGGCGCGGGTGCTGTGCCGGGTGCTGCTCGGCCGCCCCGACACCCGCGCCCGCAAGCGGCCCGAGAAGGTCCGCGGCTGGCGCAGCTTCACCACCCTGCCCGCCAAGTACGCGACGGTCACGATCGAGGCCGGCGGGGTGCGACACGAGACGCGGGCCGACCGCAGCGGGTTCGTCGACACCGTGGTCGAGGCCGACCTGACCCCCGGCTGGGCGTCGGTACGGCTGAGCGTGCCCGACGCCGAGCCGGTCGAGGCGCTGATCCGGGTGCTCGACCCGAGCGTGCGGTTCGGCATCCTCAGCGACATCGACGACACGGTCATGGTGACCGCGCTGCCCCGGCCCCTGCTGGCCGCCTGGAACACCTTCGTCCTCGACGAGCACGCCCGGGCCGCCGTGCCCGGGATGGCGGTGCTGTACGAGCGGCTGGTCACCGCCCACCCCGGCGCGCCGGTGTTCTACCTGTCCACCGGGGCCTGGAACGTGGCGCCGACCCTGACCCGGTTCCTGTCCCGGCACCTCTACCCGGCCGGGCCGCTGCTGCTCACCGACTGGGGGCCGACGAACGACCGCTGGTTCCGCAGCGGCCGCGAGCACAAGCGGGCCACCCTCGCCCGGCTGGCCCGGGAGTTCCCGCACGTCCGCTGGCTGCTGATCGGCGACGACGGCCAGCACGACCAGGAGGTCTACCGGGAGTTCGCCGCCGGCCACCCGGACAACGTCGCGGGGGTGGCCATCCGCCGGCTCTCGCCGACGCAGGCGGTGCTGGCCGGCACCCTGCCCGCCCCGGCCGGGCGTCCCTCGTCCGGCCCGGTGGGGCAGAAGTGGCTCTCCGCGCCGGACGGCGCCGGGCTGTGGAAGCTGTTGCGCGAGGCCGGCCTGGTCTGA
- the yaaA gene encoding peroxide stress protein YaaA translates to MLILLPPSEGKAESGTGRRLDLARLSLPELNPARSVVLAELVGLCGAGDEAAALDALGLTPGLAGELRRNARLERAATAPAGRIYTGVLYEALDLTSLPPAAQRAARRSVLVSSGLWGAVRLTDRIPPYRCPIGARLPGVGALSAYWRRALAPAMEAAAGGGPVLDLRSGAYAATWTPRGELAERTVTVRVLHERDTPQGPVRSVVSHFNKATKGRLVRDLLTAGARPSDAGGLVTALRDLKYTVLVQPPVAGRPRAVDVVVTQL, encoded by the coding sequence ATGCTCATCCTGCTGCCGCCGTCTGAGGGAAAGGCCGAGTCCGGCACCGGCCGGCGGTTGGACCTCGCCCGGCTGTCCCTGCCGGAGCTGAACCCGGCCCGGTCGGTGGTGCTCGCCGAGCTGGTCGGGCTCTGCGGGGCCGGGGACGAGGCGGCGGCCCTCGACGCGCTGGGGCTCACGCCGGGGCTCGCCGGGGAGCTGCGCCGCAACGCCCGGCTGGAGCGGGCGGCCACCGCGCCGGCCGGCCGCATCTACACCGGGGTGCTGTACGAGGCCCTGGACCTGACCTCGCTGCCCCCGGCGGCGCAACGGGCGGCCCGCCGGTCGGTGCTGGTCAGCTCGGGCCTGTGGGGGGCGGTGCGGCTCACCGACCGGATCCCGCCGTACCGCTGCCCCATCGGGGCGCGGCTGCCCGGTGTGGGGGCGTTGTCGGCGTACTGGCGGCGGGCGCTGGCCCCCGCCATGGAGGCCGCGGCCGGCGGCGGGCCGGTGCTGGACCTGCGCTCCGGCGCGTACGCGGCCACCTGGACCCCCCGTGGCGAGCTGGCCGAGCGGACGGTCACGGTACGGGTGCTGCACGAACGGGACACCCCGCAGGGGCCGGTCCGGTCGGTCGTCAGCCACTTCAACAAGGCGACGAAGGGGCGGCTGGTCCGCGACCTGCTCACCGCGGGCGCCCGCCCCAGCGACGCGGGCGGGCTGGTGACCGCACTGCGGGACCTCAAGTACACGGTGCTGGTGCAGCCGCCGGTTGCCGGCCGCCCCCGGGCGGTGGACGTCGTGGTGACCCAGCTGTAA